A stretch of Paenibacillus antri DNA encodes these proteins:
- a CDS encoding nucleotidyltransferase family protein yields the protein MKSWTHALVSPDATMEETIRVIDRSSLQIALVVDEHRKLLGTVTDGDVRRAILRGVALHHSTEHIMNVSPVVAYRSTPKRRILELMKEKRIRHIPIVDDEGVLVSFAIFDELVEAVKRNNWVVLMAGGLGTRLRPLTEETPKPLLKVGTKPILETILESFVDQGFSKFFLSVNYKADMIQSYFGDGSKWGVEIHYIQETERLGTAGALSLLPEQPQEPLIVMNGDLLTKVNFQQLLEFHNEQESAGTMCVREYQFQVPYGVVRVEEHRMRAIEEKPLQKYFVNAGIYVLSPEAVRQVPKGTFYDMPNLFQSLMIEQQTTTVFPIREYWLDIGRLEEFDRANGEFQEVFGA from the coding sequence ATGAAAAGCTGGACCCATGCGCTCGTCTCCCCCGACGCCACGATGGAAGAGACGATCCGCGTTATCGACCGGAGTAGCCTGCAGATCGCCCTCGTCGTGGACGAGCATCGCAAGCTGCTTGGCACTGTGACCGACGGCGACGTCAGGCGCGCGATTTTGCGCGGCGTCGCGTTACACCATTCGACCGAGCATATTATGAATGTGTCACCGGTCGTCGCTTACCGAAGCACGCCGAAGCGGCGCATTCTGGAATTGATGAAGGAGAAACGAATTCGTCACATTCCGATCGTCGACGACGAAGGCGTGCTCGTCAGCTTCGCAATTTTCGACGAGCTGGTAGAAGCGGTCAAGCGAAACAATTGGGTCGTCCTAATGGCCGGAGGCCTTGGCACGCGGCTCCGTCCGTTGACCGAAGAAACACCGAAGCCGCTCCTGAAGGTCGGCACGAAGCCGATTCTCGAGACGATACTGGAAAGCTTCGTTGATCAAGGTTTTTCGAAATTTTTCTTATCCGTCAATTACAAAGCCGATATGATCCAAAGCTATTTCGGCGACGGTTCCAAGTGGGGCGTCGAGATTCACTATATTCAAGAGACGGAGCGGCTGGGCACCGCAGGCGCCCTGAGCCTCCTTCCCGAGCAGCCGCAGGAGCCGCTCATTGTCATGAACGGCGACTTGCTGACGAAGGTCAATTTTCAGCAGCTCTTGGAGTTTCATAATGAACAAGAATCCGCCGGCACGATGTGCGTCCGCGAATATCAGTTCCAAGTGCCTTACGGAGTCGTCCGCGTCGAAGAGCATCGAATGAGAGCGATCGAGGAGAAGCCGCTGCAGAAGTATTTCGTCAATGCCGGCATTTACGTGCTGTCGCCGGAGGCTGTGCGGCAGGTGCCAAAGGGGACGTTCTACGACATGCCTAATTTATTCCAATCCTTAATGATAGAGCAGCAGACGACCACCGTTTTTCCGATTCGGGAATATTGGCTCGATATCGGACGGTTGGAGGAGTTCGACCGCGCGAACGGCGAATTCCAAGAGGTATTCGGGGCATGA
- a CDS encoding acetyltransferase, with product MKPVVVIGGGGHAKVVIQTLRLTGTPVVGYTDLEDRHGGSIQGVPYLGTDEAFVLCYTPGDVVLTIGLGSVKSNVPRIRLYTRFKELGYPFHSLIHPSAVIADDVVIGEAVQIMAGAVIQPSVRIGANVIVNTRASVDHDCRLDDHCSIAPGAIITGAVTVATGAFVGAGATIIQNITIGQHACVGAGAVVLQDVRPGSTAVGIPAKEVGSS from the coding sequence ATGAAGCCGGTCGTCGTCATCGGCGGGGGCGGTCATGCGAAGGTCGTCATCCAGACGCTTCGATTGACCGGAACTCCCGTTGTCGGGTATACCGATCTAGAAGACCGGCACGGCGGATCGATCCAGGGGGTCCCCTATTTAGGAACGGACGAAGCGTTCGTCCTCTGTTACACACCGGGGGACGTCGTACTGACGATCGGGCTCGGCTCCGTTAAATCGAACGTTCCGCGCATCCGTCTGTATACCCGTTTTAAGGAGCTCGGTTATCCGTTCCATTCGCTCATTCATCCATCCGCCGTAATTGCGGACGACGTCGTCATCGGCGAAGCCGTCCAGATAATGGCCGGGGCGGTTATTCAACCGAGTGTGCGAATCGGTGCGAATGTTATCGTCAACACGAGGGCGTCCGTCGACCACGACTGCCGGTTGGACGACCATTGCTCCATTGCCCCCGGCGCGATAATAACCGGAGCCGTTACGGTAGCCACAGGGGCTTTCGTCGGTGCCGGGGCGACAATTATACAGAACATTACTATCGGCCAACACGCCTGCGTCGGCGCCGGTGCCGTCGTCCTTCAGGACGTGCGACCCGGATCGACCGCTGTCGGCATCCCAGCGAAGGAGGTAGGCTCATCATGA
- the neuB gene encoding N-acetylneuraminate synthase, whose amino-acid sequence MNKRTYIIAEAGVNHNGSPDLALQLVDAAADAGADAVKFQTFSAEKLVTRSAPKAEYQKAATQGEATQFEMLKKLELSPEMYPDLIERCKRRNIEFLSTPFDVGSLQFLVETGICRIKLSSGDATNARLLLAAARTGLPVIVSTGMADLSDIESALSVLAFGYISTGAPGLAEFRRAYSSDKGQAALREHVTLLHCTTEYPAPLEEVNLRAMCTMRTAFGVPVGYSDHTQGITIPIAAVALGAEVIEKHFTLDRGMEGPDHKASLEPDELCVMVKAVRDTEASLGQSIKAPTVSEAKNRHIARKSLVAAREIAAGEPFSEENITEKRPGSGISPIYLWDVIGMPAKRAYRKDELIER is encoded by the coding sequence ATGAATAAACGTACGTATATCATCGCGGAGGCTGGCGTGAACCATAACGGGTCGCCGGACTTAGCGCTCCAGCTCGTCGACGCCGCGGCGGACGCCGGAGCCGACGCCGTCAAATTCCAGACGTTCTCCGCCGAGAAGCTCGTCACGCGGTCCGCTCCGAAAGCCGAATATCAGAAGGCGGCGACGCAAGGGGAAGCGACTCAGTTCGAAATGCTGAAGAAACTCGAGCTCAGCCCCGAGATGTACCCCGATTTGATCGAACGATGCAAGAGGCGCAACATCGAGTTTTTGTCTACCCCGTTCGACGTAGGGAGCCTTCAATTTCTCGTTGAAACGGGAATCTGCCGCATCAAGCTGTCGTCGGGAGATGCCACGAACGCGAGATTGCTTCTCGCGGCCGCCCGCACCGGGCTGCCCGTCATCGTCTCCACCGGCATGGCCGACCTCTCGGACATCGAATCGGCGCTTTCCGTGCTAGCCTTCGGCTATATCTCGACCGGCGCTCCCGGTCTCGCGGAGTTTCGGCGGGCATATAGCTCCGATAAGGGGCAAGCGGCACTTCGAGAGCACGTGACGCTGCTGCATTGTACGACGGAATATCCCGCTCCGCTGGAGGAAGTCAACCTGCGCGCGATGTGTACAATGCGCACAGCTTTCGGAGTACCCGTCGGATACTCCGATCATACGCAGGGCATCACGATTCCGATCGCTGCCGTCGCGCTCGGCGCGGAAGTCATCGAAAAGCATTTCACCTTGGACCGCGGTATGGAAGGCCCCGACCATAAAGCGTCCCTGGAGCCGGACGAGCTTTGCGTGATGGTGAAAGCCGTTCGCGATACGGAAGCGAGTTTGGGGCAGTCGATCAAAGCTCCGACCGTGTCCGAAGCGAAAAATAGGCACATCGCTCGAAAAAGTCTCGTCGCCGCGAGGGAGATTGCGGCAGGGGAACCGTTTTCCGAAGAAAACATTACCGAAAAACGCCCCGGCTCGGGCATCTCTCCGATCTACTTGTGGGATGTGATCGGAATGCCGGCAAAGCGCGCATACCGGAAAGACGAGCTGATCGAACGATGA
- the neuC gene encoding UDP-N-acetylglucosamine 2-epimerase has translation MTLRSICAITGTRADFGILKPVLEAIQSQPEWELHLVATGAHLSPEFGNTARDIEREGFRIDAKVDMLLSGDSPVAVTKSIGLATIGFADVFARLQPDLVLILGDRYEMLAAAQAALIATIPIAHIAGGDISEGAYDDAIRHSITKMSHLHFTTNPASTRRVVQMGERPETVITVGSPAIDTILKLPLLSKPELEQSLGGFTFRERNVIVTFHPATLETDPPEKQFAELLEALDKLGPGVGIIFTFPNADTFGRELIRQTEAFVADRLNARAYPSLGQLRYFSAIRYVDAVVGNSSSGLYEVPSFGKPTVNIGNRQKGRLHAESVLHCRADADDIYDTILKAMNTDASGVINPYGDGNSVGRIVEALKRCPEPKSLIQKSFYEVSIDE, from the coding sequence ATGACGCTAAGAAGCATCTGCGCAATCACGGGCACGCGGGCCGACTTCGGCATTCTGAAGCCTGTGCTGGAGGCGATTCAGAGCCAACCGGAGTGGGAGCTGCATCTGGTTGCGACCGGCGCTCATCTGTCGCCTGAATTCGGAAACACCGCGCGGGACATCGAGAGGGAAGGTTTTCGTATCGATGCAAAGGTGGACATGCTTCTCTCCGGAGACAGCCCCGTAGCCGTCACGAAATCGATCGGCCTCGCCACGATTGGCTTCGCAGACGTCTTCGCCCGATTGCAGCCGGATCTCGTACTCATTCTGGGCGACCGCTACGAGATGCTAGCCGCAGCGCAAGCCGCGCTCATCGCCACAATTCCGATCGCGCATATCGCAGGCGGGGACATCTCCGAGGGAGCTTACGACGATGCGATCCGGCACAGCATTACGAAGATGTCCCATCTCCACTTCACGACGAACCCGGCTTCGACCCGGCGTGTCGTGCAGATGGGCGAACGGCCGGAAACCGTGATTACCGTCGGAAGCCCCGCGATCGACACCATTCTAAAACTCCCGCTGCTTTCAAAGCCGGAGCTGGAACAATCGTTAGGCGGATTTACGTTCCGGGAGCGAAATGTCATCGTGACGTTTCATCCCGCGACATTGGAGACTGACCCGCCCGAGAAACAATTCGCCGAGCTATTGGAGGCGTTGGATAAACTTGGCCCGGGGGTCGGTATTATTTTCACCTTTCCGAATGCCGATACATTCGGTAGAGAACTGATTCGGCAGACGGAAGCGTTCGTCGCCGACAGGCTGAACGCCAGGGCGTACCCTTCGCTTGGACAACTGCGTTATTTCAGCGCGATTCGATACGTTGACGCCGTCGTCGGCAATTCTTCCAGCGGGCTGTACGAGGTCCCTTCCTTCGGGAAGCCGACCGTCAACATCGGCAATCGGCAGAAAGGCCGGCTTCACGCGGAGTCCGTCCTACATTGCCGCGCCGATGCAGATGACATTTATGATACGATCCTTAAGGCGATGAACACAGACGCTTCGGGCGTAATCAATCCTTACGGCGACGGGAACAGCGTCGGTCGCATCGTTGAGGCGCTCAAGCGGTGCCCGGAACCGAAGTCGCTCATCCAAAAATCGTTCTACGAGGTGTCCATCGATGAATAA
- a CDS encoding LegC family aminotransferase, with the protein MTPNQSTQLSNDIIAALRKALPNTDNAFTPLHEPTFRGNEWTYVKECIDTGWVSSVGSYVTRIEEMIAEITGAKYAVAVVNGTAALHVALLLAGVMPGDEVLLPALTFVATANAVRYTGAVPHFVDIDSATLGVDARKLGNYLYEIAERRSDGWYNKGTGARLRAVVPMHTFGHPADLEPLQRICERFGLVLVEDAAESLGSYYKGKHTGTFGTIAALSFNGNKIVTTGGGGAILTDDQAIARRAKHLTTTAKLPHAWEYSHDEIGFNYRMPNLNAALGCAQLEQLPRFLESKRALYLKYEQAFSAVEGVSLFKEPEYASSNYWLQTLILDESAASARDVILELTNQAGLMTRPAWKLMTHLPMYAGCPSMDLSVSRSLEARIINIPSGSALGA; encoded by the coding sequence ATGACGCCGAATCAATCGACGCAATTATCCAACGACATTATCGCAGCGCTCCGGAAAGCTCTTCCGAACACGGACAACGCCTTTACCCCGCTGCACGAGCCGACGTTCCGCGGGAACGAGTGGACGTACGTCAAGGAATGCATCGACACGGGTTGGGTGTCTTCCGTCGGAAGCTATGTGACTCGAATCGAGGAAATGATTGCTGAAATCACTGGGGCGAAGTACGCCGTAGCCGTTGTGAACGGCACCGCCGCGCTGCACGTGGCGCTTCTATTGGCCGGCGTCATGCCGGGCGACGAGGTGCTCCTGCCGGCGTTGACGTTCGTCGCCACGGCCAACGCCGTTCGCTATACCGGCGCAGTTCCCCACTTTGTAGATATCGATTCGGCTACGCTGGGGGTAGATGCCCGGAAGCTCGGTAATTATCTCTACGAGATCGCGGAACGGCGGTCGGACGGTTGGTACAATAAGGGCACAGGCGCCCGACTGCGGGCGGTCGTCCCGATGCATACGTTCGGGCATCCCGCCGACCTCGAGCCTTTGCAGCGTATCTGCGAACGGTTCGGCCTCGTCCTGGTCGAAGACGCCGCTGAGTCTTTAGGCTCTTACTATAAAGGCAAGCATACAGGGACGTTCGGCACCATCGCCGCGCTCAGCTTCAACGGAAATAAAATCGTAACGACCGGCGGAGGCGGAGCCATTCTGACCGACGACCAGGCGATCGCGCGGCGGGCGAAGCATCTGACGACGACGGCGAAACTCCCTCATGCCTGGGAATACTCGCACGACGAGATCGGCTTCAACTACCGAATGCCGAACCTGAACGCGGCGCTCGGCTGCGCGCAGTTAGAACAGCTGCCCCGCTTCCTTGAAAGCAAACGAGCCCTATATTTGAAATATGAACAAGCGTTCAGTGCTGTTGAAGGGGTCTCTCTTTTTAAGGAACCGGAGTACGCCTCGAGCAACTACTGGCTTCAGACGCTCATCCTGGACGAATCCGCCGCTTCCGCGCGCGACGTCATCCTGGAACTCACGAATCAAGCGGGACTCATGACAAGACCGGCATGGAAGCTGATGACCCATCTGCCGATGTACGCGGGATGCCCGTCCATGGACTTATCGGTCAGCCGTTCGCTGGAAGCACGAATCATCAATATCCCCAGCGGCTCCGCGTTAGGAGCGTGA
- a CDS encoding NAD-dependent 4,6-dehydratase LegB: protein MKILITGADGFIGSHLTEELVRQGHDVRAFVLYNSFNSWGWLDESPIRDELDVFAGDIRDPHGVKQAMKGCDAVYHLAALIAIPFSYHSPDTYVDTNVKGTLNVVQAARDLGTKVIHTSTSEVYGTARFVPITEEHPLQGQSPYSASKIGADQIAMSFYLSFQTPVSIVRPFNTYGPRQSARAVIPTIITQIASGQRRIKLGSLHPTRDFNYVKDTVAGFIAAGRSERSVGEVINIGSNYEVSIGETARIIAEAMGAEIEIETDDLRLRPEKSEVERLWADNSKARELLGWAPEYGGKEGFKLGIAETAEWFTNPQQLAKYKAGVYNI, encoded by the coding sequence ATGAAAATACTGATAACGGGCGCGGACGGATTTATTGGCTCCCATCTGACCGAGGAACTCGTCAGGCAAGGCCATGACGTGCGGGCTTTCGTATTGTATAACTCTTTCAACTCTTGGGGGTGGCTCGACGAGTCGCCGATAAGGGACGAACTGGACGTGTTCGCCGGGGACATCCGCGACCCGCACGGCGTGAAGCAAGCGATGAAGGGCTGCGATGCGGTATACCATCTGGCCGCGTTGATTGCGATCCCGTTCAGCTACCACTCGCCGGATACCTACGTGGACACGAACGTGAAGGGAACGCTGAACGTCGTGCAAGCAGCCCGGGATTTAGGCACTAAAGTCATTCATACCTCCACAAGCGAGGTGTACGGCACGGCACGTTTCGTTCCGATCACCGAGGAGCACCCGCTGCAAGGACAGTCCCCCTACTCCGCTTCGAAGATCGGCGCGGATCAAATCGCCATGTCCTTCTATTTGTCGTTCCAGACGCCGGTGTCGATCGTGCGGCCGTTTAACACATACGGGCCAAGACAATCCGCCCGGGCGGTCATACCTACGATTATTACGCAGATCGCCAGCGGTCAGCGGCGGATCAAACTGGGATCCCTTCATCCGACGCGCGACTTCAATTATGTGAAAGACACCGTCGCCGGCTTTATCGCCGCGGGCCGCAGCGAACGTTCCGTCGGAGAAGTCATCAATATCGGCAGCAATTATGAAGTGTCGATCGGGGAAACAGCTCGGATCATCGCGGAGGCGATGGGCGCGGAAATCGAAATCGAGACCGACGACCTCCGGCTTCGACCAGAGAAGAGCGAGGTGGAGCGGCTTTGGGCGGACAACTCCAAAGCGCGGGAGCTGCTCGGATGGGCGCCTGAGTACGGCGGGAAAGAAGGATTCAAACTAGGCATCGCGGAGACGGCCGAGTGGTTTACGAATCCCCAGCAGCTTGCTAAGTATAAAGCTGGGGTGTACAACATATGA